The Gossypium arboreum isolate Shixiya-1 chromosome 6, ASM2569848v2, whole genome shotgun sequence DNA window AGTTTAAGGTAGTTTAACAGAATAGTGGTCACTGCTGAGTCTCTactgcaccgatccgcctaaaaCTAAGGATTACCTGATAGATaaacaaacagatgtgagtttacaaaaactcagtgtgtaacccaacagaattaaGCTTGCAAGCATATAACACCAAACAAAAACTCAAAAATAGATTCAGATACAGACTCATGTCCCTTTTCAGATACGGTAGCAAAATCAAATACAGATGTAGATACAGATATgtaaaatcctacccccatcctttacacaccatctccgaccatcctatcaaccatgtgggattaaaaacacccacccagccctataCACCACGTCGTGTCATTAAGACACATATCAGATATAATGTgtagccaagctgccagaatataggcgtTCAACACCgatcagaatacttcctcctcataATAGATCCCACcccaaaatagaaacaaatacAGAGCATACATACAGAATTAATAGATaaaacatgcttaacatgcttacTTTAACAGATAACAGATATACATAACACAGACATGCTTAGAACAATATATCGGCCCAATATATCACATAGTTTTAGGGTTTAGTTAGCCCTTACTGACCCTACGGTAGGCCACAGTCGACTAGGATGACCCGTGCGACCCTACGAAAAATTTAAGTATAACGGGCCCACATGTCTGTATGGACCCACACGTCCAGATTGGCCAtgcttgtgtggcccacacggcctggcccaaattctacacgtccgtgtgacatgcctgtgtgggcccacatgccaaACTTGGCTtaggccatgtggctcacacggccacactCGATCCACCACACGGTTGTGTCTTGCGCACAGCCATGCCTTCAtcgaccacacgaccatgtcctcacacacggcctaccacatgggcagccacacgctcgtgtggcgtcgacagtgacCATTTTTGGCTTTTTCCAAAATATCGATTTTAgcattttgggtacacacctggtaacgATTCGACGTGAAACCACTCCCAAGCCTTCCAAAACCAAGAATAAGAAAATGAGCACAACCTAATCAAGCCGCTGAAGAAATCTGATTGAACCAAAACTAACTTACACTAACAAAAAAAAGAACGTCAGGGCATTGCAACTCTACCTTCTAAAAAAAATTttgacctcaaaatttaccttaTCAGAAttgatgaggatactgctgacgtaacgagtcctcaagttcccacgtggcctcctcaatgccatgattctgccacaaaaccttcactaaGGGAATGaacttcctcctcagaaccttaattTATGATCCAGAATTTGAATCGGCTCCTCTTTAAAGGTCAAGTTTGGTCTatcctcaatctcctcaacagagACAACATGAGAGGGGTCAGACCGATACCACCTTAACATTGAGAcgtgaaacacattgtggatatattccaactctagaggtagctccaactgataagcgaccAGTCCTACACGCTTCAAAATtcgatacggcccaataaacctagggcttaacttgcccttaagACTGAACCTCAGAAACTTCTGCCACTGAGAGACCTTAAAAAATgtgaagtcccccacagaatactcaataccATGTCTCTTCAGAtctacatatgatttctgtctatAAGAAGTCGCCTTTAGACGATCTTGGATTAGTCTAACCTTATCCTCAATCTCTGAAATCAATTCAGCACCCAATACTCGTTGTTCATCTAACTTAGTCCAACATAAtagagtgcgacacttacgaccatacaaagcctcataaggtgccatctggatgctagactgcaagctattattgtaggcgaacttAGCTAGcggcagataatcctcccaactacctcgaaaatcaatcacacagcttcgaagcatatcctctagtatctgaatcaccctctcagattgaccttcagtttgaggatggaacgcagtactgaagtccaatcacAAACCCAGAGCCtcgtgtaatttcttccagaactaAGATGTGAAGTGAGGATCTCTATTAGAAATAATCGAAACAAGAGCCTCATATAGTCTTACAATCTCAGAGATGTAGAGGTTTGCCAACTTCTGCAGAGAGTAGTCGGTCCGAACCAGAAtaaagtgagcagacttggtcaatcgatccacgatgatcCAAACAGAATCTTTCTTAGTAGGTGTCAAGGGCAACCTACTAACAAAGTCTATCGTCACacgttcccatttccataagggaatcttaactggctgcaacaaacccgaaggcaattggtgctcagccttaacctgctggcacatCAGACATCAAGCCACAAAATCTGTAACCTCACGCTTGAAACCTGGCCAACAGCTCATGGAGATCGCGATATATCTTATTACCGCTGAGATACAttgcataagggctactatgcacttTCCTCATAATAGATTGCCTCAGATCAGAATCGTTCAACACAGATCTGTCCTCGAAAACATAACATACCATTACTGTTTAACCCAAAATTAGCAGTAGTACCACTCTCGATCTGTCGAAATAGCAAGCTCAGAGACTTATCCCCTAACTGCTTATCCCAAATCTGATTAATCTAAGTTGGATTAACTTACAGCTCGGTTAGCAGACTCCCATAATCAAACAGACTAAGGCGAGCAAACATTACCCTCAGATCAGACATCGCTCTATGAGtgagagcatcggccaccacattagccttactaggatgatactctatggtgcagtcataatctttaagtaactcaatccatcGATGCTggctaagattcaactccttctgagtgaggaggtacttgaggctcttgtgatcaatgTAAATAATACACCTTTCACCATATAGatagtgcctccagattttcaatgcaaagacCACTGCAGCCAACTCAAGATCATGCATTAGATAGTTCTCTTCGTGTGTCTTAAGCTAAgaggacgcataagcca harbors:
- the LOC108484891 gene encoding uncharacterized protein LOC108484891, with the translated sequence MSDLRVMFARLSLFDYGSLLTELSVLNDSDLRQSIMRKVHSSPYAMYLSGNKIYRDLHELLARLPLTPTKKDSVWIIVDRLTKSAHFILVRTDYSLQKLANLYISEIVRLYEALVSIISNRDPHFTS